In Sparus aurata chromosome 2, fSpaAur1.1, whole genome shotgun sequence, a single genomic region encodes these proteins:
- the cldn8.1 gene encoding claudin-8, which produces MANSALEIVGLLLTLIGLIGAAASTGMPMWRVTAFIGENIIVFETRYEGLWMNCFRQADIRMQCKVYDSLLALPPDLQAARGLMCCALALGGLGLLIGLLGMQCTSCIQNNDRAKRMVLIIAGSMIIMACICVIIPVSWTGHVIIRDFYNPLLIDAQRRELGEALYIGWVAAAFLFAGGCMFVCCNLQSEGKESRRYIYSRNSDYMAYPPPQPLQPQQLVLLPQPQPQPVLSRHPSTNYSYNSRYPSVRSGVAYL; this is translated from the coding sequence ATGGCCAACTCAGCACTGGAGATAGTGGGTCTGCTATTGACCCTTATTGGGCTGATTGGGGCAGCAGCAAGCACTGGAATGCCAATGTGGCGAGTCACAGCCTTCATCGGGGAGAACATAATTGTGTTTGAGACCCGCTACGAGGGTCTATGGATGAATTGTTTTCGGCAGGCCGACATCAGAATGCAGTGTAAGGTGTACGACTCTCTCCTGGCCCTGCCCCCTGACCTGCAGGCAGCTCGGGGTCTCATGTGCTGCGCTCTGGCCCTGGGTGGTCTTGGCCTGTTGATCGGTTTGCTGGGGATGCAGTGCACATCATGTATCCAAAACAACGATCGGGCCAAGAGGATGGTCCTCATCATTGCAGGAAGCATGATCATCATGGCATGCATCTGCGTCATTATCCCCGTGTCCTGGACGGGTCATGTCATCATAAGGGACTTCTACAACCCATTGCTGATCGATGCCCAGCGCAGGGAGCTCGGAGAGGCTCTGTACATCGGCTGGGTGGCGGCCGCCTTCTTGTTCGCCGGAGgatgcatgtttgtttgttgcaatCTGCAGTCTGAAGGCAAGGAATCACGGAGGTATATATACTCAAGGAACTCCGACTACATGGCCTATCCTCCTCCACAGCCTCTGCAGCCTCAGCAGCTGGTCCTACTTCCCCAACCCCAGCCTCAGCCAGTGCTGTCAAGACACCCATCAACCAACTACAGCTACAACTCCAGATACCCCTCTGTCCGGAGCGGGGTGGCCTATCTCTGA
- the LOC115596867 gene encoding claudin-8-like — MVQGVTEIAAMCVGLVGLIGAAATTGLPMWKVTAFIGENIIVMETRWEGLWMNCFRQANIRMQCKVYDSLLFLPPDLQAARGLMCCSLALSGLGLLVALAGMRCVSCFQGNDYAKTIILMVAGGMQFMACVCVFIPVSWTGHVIIRDFYNPLLIDAQRRELGEALYIGWVTGAFLFASAMLFLCRRMPSDKGSFDLYHPANLLSFKPRPSKQPQMNYHPISTLSSLGSNARQPSLQNNSFVGPRLSRPMQNVPTNNAALINPHVVYNPGLPENASLYYQGSMAHHSSMQSSNHAGSLYTPGNSLYISQTNTPYSLSGTGIPTASYQSSFHPVPHTPVFIGYTASKLHPGSHNGSGAGVYI; from the coding sequence ATGGTTCAAGGTGTTACAGAAATAGCCGCAATGTGTGTCGGCCTGGTGGGACTGATTGGGGCGGCGGCTACTACGGGGTTGCCGATGTGGAAGGTGACAGCTTTCATCGGGGAGAACATAATTGTGATGGAAACCCGCTGGGAGGGCCTGTGGATGAACTGCTTCAGACAAGCCAACATCAGGATGCAGTGTAAGGTGTACGACTCCCTGCTCTTCCTGCCCCCGGACTTACAGGCAGCCAGGGGTCTGATGTGCTGTTCCCTGGCCTTGTCGGGGCTGGGTCTCCTTGTCGCTCTGGCAGGAATGcgatgtgtttcctgttttcaggGTAATGATTATGCCAAGACCATTATCCTGATGGTTGCAGGTGGTATGCAGTTCAtggcatgtgtctgtgtgtttatcccGGTGTCATGGACAGGTCATGTCATCATCAGGGATTTTTACAATCCTTTGCTAATTGATGCCCAGAGGAGGGAGCTGGGAGAGGCTCTCTACATCGGTTGGGTGACCGGCGCCTTCCTTTTCGCCTCAGCCATGTTGTTCCTATGTCGCCGTATGCCCTCAGACAAAGGCTCGTTTGACTTGTATCACCCAGCAAACTTGCTCAGTTTCAAGCCAAGACCCAGTAAGCAACCTCAAATGAATTATCATCCTATCTCGACTCTTTCCAGCCTAGGATCCAACGCACGCCAGCCTTCTCTGCAGAACAACAGCTTTGTTGGACCACGACTTTCAAGACCAATGCAAAACGTCCCTACAAATAATGCGGCACTGATCAACCCTCATGTTGTCTATAACCCAGGTCTACCTGAAAATGCCTCATTGTATTATCAAGGCAGCATGGCTCATCATTCCTCTATGCAAAGCTCTAACCATGCTGGAAGCCTGTACACGCCAGGCAACTCCCTGTACATCAGCCAAACCAACACGCCATATTCTCTGTCCGGCACCGGCATTCCCACTGCATCCTACCAGTCCAGTTTTCATCCGGTCCCACACACTCCTGTTTTTATAGGATATACAGCATCAAAACTTCATCCAGGGTCTCACAATGGGAGCGGTGctggtgtatatatataa
- the LOC115572736 gene encoding claudin-17-like — protein sequence MRAKLEVLALVLGFIGLFGTIAITAMPMWRVTAFIGANIIVMEELWEGLWMNCYRQADIKMQCKAYDSLLILPPELQAARALTCVSIVLVVIALCIAGCGTKKSKCCDDNIRSKNITLALGGCLYLLSFLTTLIPVSWVGHTVISNFYNPAVVDSQKRELGEALFIGWATSGILLITGIILLLSFCKRRSEEEEPYADAYLMGSRDIKKEGSVQLERTPSSFHRHQEYV from the coding sequence ATGAGAGCAAAGTTGGAGGTCTTAGCCCTGGTCCTGGGCTTCATCGGCCTGTTTGGGACCATAGCTATCACTGCGATGCCCATGTGGAGGGTCACTGCCTTCATTGGCGCCAATATCATTGTCATGGAAGAACTCTGGGAGGGCTTGTGGATGAACTGCTACAGACAGGCTGACATCAAGATGCAGTGCAAGGCGTATGACTCACTTCTAATTCTCCCACCAGAGCTGCAGGCAGCCAGAGCGCTCACATGTGTCTCCATAGTCCTGGTTGTCATCGCCTTGTGCATCGCAGGATGTGGGACAAAGAAGAGCAAATGCTGCGACGACAATATAAGAAGCAAGAACATTACCCTGGCCTTGGGGGGTTGTTTGTATCTGCTTTCCTTTCTGACCACGCTCATCCCCGTCAGCTGGGTGGGCCACACGGTCATCAGCAACTTTTACAACCCAGCAGTGGTGGATTCTCAGAAACGGGAGCTTGGGGAGGCCCTCTTCATTGGCTGGGCAACTTCTGGTATTCTGCTGATCACTGGCATAATCCTCCTGCTCAGCTTCTGCAAACGTAGATCGGAAGAGGAAGAACCCTACGCTGACGCCTACCTTATGGGATCAAGGGACATAAAGAAAGAGGGGAGCGTGCAGCTGGAGAGGACACCTTCCAGCTTTCATAGGCATCAAGAATATGTGTGA
- the cldn8.2 gene encoding claudin-8, which translates to MASYTAYSGYSKPPLTYAPSYYDEKQAKAYTDYQDSVYEEKQRIAKKDRRDAICCEVVALVIGFIGLIGVAAVTGLPMWKVTAFIEENIIVMETRWEGLWMNCYRQANIRMQCKVYDSLLFLPPDLQAARGLMCSSVALTCFALIVAAVGMKCTKVVDHRARTKHIVLVAGGCLFLLACLTTLIPVSWTGHVIIRDFYNPLLIDAQRRELGEALYIGWVTSALLFTAGVILLCRHAPRTQDQDERIIYNPGGSIYQPAYQPGYQPGYQPYTYQPAYSYQPAYSAPPPGSVAYTPSQY; encoded by the coding sequence ATGGCCTCCTACACTGCTTACAGTGGCTACAGCAAGCCACCACTCACCTACGCGCCCTCTTACTACGATGAGAAGCAGGCAAAGGCCTATACAGATTATCAAGACTCTGTATATGAGGAAAAACAGAGAATTGCGAAGAAGGACCGTCGGGATGCCATCTGTTGTGAGGTAGTGGCCCTCGTCATTGGTTTCATTGGACTAATTGGAGTGGCAGCCGTGACAGGCCTGCCAATGTGGAAGGTAACGGCCTTCATCGAGGAGAACATTATTGTCATGGAGACACGCTGGGAGGGTTTGTGGATGAACTGCTACAGACAAGCCAACATCAGGATGCAGTGCAAGGTGTATGATTCCCTACTGTTTCTGCCCCCGGACCTCCAGGCTGCCAGGGGTCTGATGTGCAGCTCAGTGGCTCTGACTTGCTTCGCCCTCATCGTCGCAGCAGTGGGGATGAAATGtaccaaagtggtggaccatCGGGCTCGCACCAAGCATATTGTTCTCGTGGCTGGGGGCTGTCTGTTCCTGTTGGCCTGTCTTACTACCCTGATCCCTGTGTCTTGGACCGGCCATGTCATCATCAGGGATTTCTACAACCCTCTGCTGATCGATGCCCAACGTCGGGAGCTTGGGGAGGCTCTTTACATCGGCTGGGTGACCTCAGCTTTGCTTTTCACTGCCGGAGTGATCCTGCTGTGCCGTCATGCGCCCCGAACCCAGGACCAAGATGAGAGGATTATATACAACCCTGGGGGAAGTATCTACCAACCTGCATACCAGCCTGGATACCAACCTGGATACCAACCGTACACCTACCAGCCAGCTTATTCCTACCAGCCTGCCTACTCTGCACCCCCACCAGGATCTGTGGCATACACTCCAAGTCAGTACTAG